From Oscillospiraceae bacterium CM, a single genomic window includes:
- a CDS encoding SLATT domain-containing protein, whose product MDKTYSILESSVRETLASVVWSHKIQEKQADICSGQFKIMETAKVVSASMTSVGIVSLIFTDQLWLKIVSALLSFISIFVSAFFKSFDLQTMVSQHKAAANNLLAIRDELKLIILQIHLEKDEPTALYEKYEDTVHQLDKIYADAPNTSDKAVAMARIALNITQDNTFSDEEIDRLLPDELKKGV is encoded by the coding sequence ATGGATAAAACATATTCAATTCTCGAATCGTCCGTGAGGGAAACACTCGCAAGCGTGGTGTGGTCCCATAAAATTCAAGAGAAGCAGGCTGACATTTGTTCAGGCCAGTTTAAAATCATGGAAACAGCGAAGGTCGTTTCTGCCTCTATGACATCTGTGGGCATCGTTTCCTTGATTTTTACAGATCAGTTGTGGCTTAAAATTGTGTCTGCTTTACTATCATTCATTTCCATCTTTGTAAGTGCCTTTTTCAAATCATTTGATCTGCAGACGATGGTCAGCCAACATAAAGCTGCGGCAAATAATTTGTTGGCAATACGAGATGAACTCAAACTAATTATATTACAGATACACCTTGAGAAAGATGAGCCAACAGCTCTCTACGAAAAATATGAGGACACTGTTCATCAACTTGACAAGATCTATGCAGATGCACCGAACACTTCCGATAAGGCAGTCGCTATGGCACGGATTGCGCTGAACATCACCCAGGATAATACATTTTCTGATGAGGAAATCGACCGTCTTCTTCCAGATGAATTAAAGAAAGGAGTTTAA
- a CDS encoding recombinase zinc beta ribbon domain-containing protein: MASWQTKKTVHHDESEQILVKDTHEALITQEQWDLVQELRQRKKRVPKQMEEPNLFSGLVFCTDCGKPLVLHRAHTMEAVKNDFMCYTYKKKGQGGLLIPLHPGV; encoded by the coding sequence TTGGCGAGTTGGCAGACCAAGAAAACTGTTCACCATGATGAGTCCGAGCAGATTCTGGTAAAGGACACCCACGAAGCGCTGATCACGCAGGAGCAGTGGGATCTGGTGCAGGAGCTCCGCCAGCGGAAAAAGCGCGTGCCGAAGCAGATGGAGGAACCCAATTTATTCTCTGGACTGGTCTTCTGCACCGACTGTGGAAAGCCCCTTGTCCTGCACCGGGCGCACACGATGGAGGCGGTCAAAAACGACTTCATGTGCTATACCTACAAGAAAAAGGGGCAAGGAGGTCTGCTCATCCCACTACATCCGGGAGTGTGA
- a CDS encoding S-layer homology domain-containing protein has translation MVCQLAKVIPQYSYRIGIFFCPICLFANDTFQEIPECGGHITFVYSQHNRRLRGLCHNDTELLPRIDSVTIFRWFIDQMNVIIFKGFKQRKNVLQMGDKLLRCVVWIDRPVHVKGLGDDVNLSRHSSLTEYGNTTTTITAPIVTLEKLNFSNGDMGITFDKFSKYAYSSYPDFYKILGCNFTNFTQIAIYEPGYTIDGYETVPGSTTEIRNNIISRTTDAPNGSGVHLINQSENLYFSNNTLSGDYNYGITLNGQNIYTTDNSISVNSQYNEFAFEINNTKNLECADNVISNSGVVADGSGTSGLILYFNDTEGSSSKEIYQNHIHGFNSGAILIGNEISEIYDVTIGGTASNANDFSDNEFGLTSSLSNFNSSPTNASYNIWGRADDLLPGYIKGSHYSADYQPVTYLPTASMTLSDDATLSGLSASGITLSPVFDSATTGYTANVSNSTSSTTVSVVTSDDSATVTINGTAGSSKAVALNVGSNTITVQVTAEDDTTTTYTIDISRAVSDGGGENGGGGGTPTDTGTKVTVTTTDGQVSVTGTLTQTNGGTQVVIKNDDFNKVNTADKPVAVNAHLATVAFDKKAMDTIGTAAGSGDVILTVRQVPATELSAAQKALVGSRPVYDFTVTGGGKTISNFNGGHATVSIPYTLGTGEHPHAIVIWYLSDSGKLVGMRGHYDAATKSVVFRTPHFSSFVVGYNPIGFQDVPAGAWYESAVTFLAARDITTGTGDGNFSPDAALTRGQFIVMLMRAYGIEPDANPVDNFADAGNTYYTNFIATAKRLGITNGIGNNLFAPDREITRQEMFTLLYNALTVIGEPPEGNAGKELSDFSDADRVASWAKNAMTLLIETGSISGSSGKLFPTESTTRAEMAQVLYNLLIK, from the coding sequence TTGGTCTGCCAACTCGCCAAGGTAATTCCGCAGTACAGCTATAGAATCGGCATTTTTTTCTGCCCCATATGTCTTTTCGCCAATGATACTTTTCAGGAAATCCCAGAATGCGGCGGTCATATTACTTTCGTTTATAGCCAGCACAACCGGCGGCTGAGAGGTCTTTGCCACAATGACACCGAACTCCTCCCGCGCATAGACAGTGTAACGATCTTCCGTTGGTTTATCGATCAAATGAATGTGATAATTTTTAAAGGATTCAAGCAGCGCAAGAATGTGCTTCAGATGGGCGACAAACTCCTCCGGTGTGTAGTATGGATTGACCGGCCGGTACATGTCAAAGGGCTTGGTGATGATGTAAACCTTTCAAGGCACTCCTCCCTTACCGAATACGGGAATACGACAACTACGATCACTGCACCGATCGTTACCCTTGAAAAACTTAATTTCAGTAATGGAGATATGGGCATTACGTTTGATAAATTTTCAAAATACGCGTATTCCAGCTATCCGGATTTTTATAAGATATTGGGCTGCAACTTTACCAACTTTACTCAGATCGCTATCTATGAACCGGGATATACAATTGATGGTTACGAAACCGTTCCCGGCAGTACCACCGAAATACGAAACAATATTATTTCGAGAACGACAGATGCGCCAAACGGTTCGGGGGTACATCTTATCAATCAGTCGGAAAACCTTTATTTTTCCAACAATACACTTTCTGGAGATTACAATTATGGAATCACCCTAAATGGGCAAAATATTTATACAACAGATAATAGCATCTCTGTCAACAGCCAATATAATGAGTTTGCATTTGAGATTAATAACACGAAAAACCTGGAATGCGCCGATAATGTAATCTCTAATAGCGGTGTCGTTGCAGACGGATCAGGTACCTCAGGATTAATCTTATATTTTAATGACACAGAGGGTTCCTCAAGTAAAGAAATTTATCAAAATCATATCCACGGATTTAACTCTGGAGCTATACTTATTGGAAACGAGATCTCAGAAATTTATGATGTCACAATCGGTGGGACTGCTTCCAATGCAAATGATTTCAGTGACAATGAATTTGGGCTGACGAGTTCATTGAGTAATTTCAATTCATCACCCACTAATGCCAGCTACAATATATGGGGGCGAGCAGATGATTTGCTTCCTGGTTATATTAAAGGCAGCCACTATAGCGCGGATTATCAACCTGTAACTTATTTGCCTACTGCATCCATGACGCTTTCAGATGATGCAACCTTATCCGGACTATCAGCTTCAGGCATTACACTCTCACCCGTCTTTGACAGCGCAACAACCGGCTATACTGCAAATGTCAGCAATAGTACCAGCAGCACAACCGTCAGCGTTGTTACGTCTGATGATTCAGCTACAGTAACCATCAACGGCACGGCTGGTTCAAGCAAGGCGGTTGCGCTGAATGTCGGAAGCAATACCATAACAGTGCAAGTGACTGCTGAAGATGATACGACAACCACCTATACAATCGACATTAGCAGGGCTGTCAGCGATGGCGGTGGTGAAAATGGCGGTGGTGGTGGCACACCGACTGACACAGGTACTAAGGTCACCGTCACAACCACCGACGGTCAAGTCTCTGTCACAGGCACCCTGACTCAAACAAACGGAGGTACACAGGTTGTTATTAAGAACGATGATTTCAATAAAGTAAATACTGCCGACAAACCAGTTGCTGTCAATGCACATTTAGCCACAGTAGCCTTTGATAAAAAGGCTATGGATACCATCGGCACGGCGGCCGGCTCCGGCGATGTGATACTGACGGTGCGTCAGGTGCCTGCCACCGAGCTGTCGGCAGCCCAGAAGGCGCTGGTCGGTTCCCGACCCGTTTATGACTTTACGGTTACCGGAGGTGGCAAGACAATTTCTAATTTCAACGGCGGACACGCAACGGTCAGCATTCCGTATACCTTAGGAACGGGTGAACATCCCCACGCCATCGTCATCTGGTATCTCAGCGACAGCGGTAAGCTTGTTGGGATGCGCGGGCACTACGATGCCGCAACAAAATCTGTGGTCTTTAGGACACCGCACTTCTCAAGCTTTGTCGTTGGATACAATCCTATCGGCTTTCAGGATGTACCTGCAGGCGCTTGGTATGAGAGCGCAGTGACCTTCCTTGCGGCACGGGACATCACCACAGGCACCGGGGATGGGAATTTTAGTCCTGATGCAGCTTTAACCCGCGGTCAGTTTATCGTGATGCTGATGCGGGCATACGGCATCGAGCCGGACGCAAACCCTGTAGATAATTTTGCAGACGCAGGTAACACCTATTATACGAATTTTATAGCGACAGCTAAGCGGCTTGGCATTACAAATGGCATTGGAAATAACCTGTTCGCTCCCGACAGGGAAATCACCCGACAGGAGATGTTCACCCTGCTCTACAATGCGCTGACGGTAATTGGTGAGCCCCCTGAAGGAAATGCCGGCAAGGAGCTTTCGGACTTCAGTGATGCAGACAGAGTTGCTTCCTGGGCTAAGAATGCAATGACATTGCTTATTGAAACAGGTTCCATCAGCGGCAGTAGTGGAAAACTCTTTCCTACCGAAAGTACAACTCGAGCGGAAATGGCACAGGTGCTATATAATTTATTGATAAAGTAA
- a CDS encoding DUF5343 domain-containing protein, whose product MAEKQYYPMIAETSWWTLREQFKKTVPSVVSISYLKSLLSLTSDQSARNILAPLRQMKIVDENNKPTSRANDWRTDAQYTNVCSSIVDELYPVELKDLFPDKTVDAKKATDWFMHTGQLGDSAAKKVTATFLLLKDGNVKSTDELSKSTKPTKNASDKKVIKPKLSSVKTVQNSGSENNANNNTQDVDKNNNLNSDPLGNTASLVQPSLHIDLQIHISPDASPQQIDSIFSSISKHLYSKN is encoded by the coding sequence TTGGCAGAAAAGCAGTATTATCCTATGATTGCTGAGACTAGCTGGTGGACATTAAGAGAGCAGTTTAAAAAAACTGTACCATCTGTTGTAAGTATTAGCTATTTGAAATCTTTATTAAGTCTTACTTCCGACCAATCTGCAAGAAATATTCTTGCTCCTTTAAGACAAATGAAAATTGTTGATGAGAATAACAAACCAACGTCCAGAGCAAACGATTGGAGAACAGATGCTCAATACACAAATGTGTGTTCGTCAATTGTTGATGAATTATATCCAGTCGAACTTAAAGATTTGTTTCCAGATAAAACAGTCGACGCAAAAAAGGCTACTGATTGGTTTATGCATACTGGCCAATTAGGCGACAGCGCAGCAAAAAAGGTAACTGCGACATTTCTTCTGCTTAAAGATGGGAATGTAAAAAGTACCGACGAATTATCAAAATCAACGAAACCTACAAAAAATGCTTCTGACAAAAAAGTAATTAAGCCCAAGCTATCAAGCGTAAAAACAGTTCAAAATAGCGGCTCTGAAAATAATGCAAATAACAATACGCAAGATGTGGACAAAAACAACAATTTGAATTCAGATCCTTTGGGAAACACAGCTTCATTGGTTCAACCATCATTACATATTGATTTACAAATACATATCTCTCCGGATGCTTCTCCTCAACAAATAGATAGTATTTTTTCCAGTATTTCAAAGCATTTATATAGTAAAAACTAA
- a CDS encoding GGDEF domain-containing protein: MQPGSKKTPGMGNRTYSIQIFIKRVIITLTALVAVSSVAVILLIYLPLKTELQQSLIDNFDRMSYISYASLQNSIDRGIEGARSMSSRTVIRNAILEYENGEIDMAELIAYTQPKYQDGAKALEHLIRAERFVDDTIIAEYLSADYKDHFCTTEDRLAENSEVSSALCLTDEHTFFAMLSPILSEGRVIGYDKLVFDLSDQIQTLSTDTIKLEIIYQDEFESLSSTANTVRSDAISSLFYKEDFYYQAFCMRDSAYFISKQSGASLLEPVYRLSFQTLLAGISILLAFTIAVYIFVARYAKGELVNLEDIRRSLKDAVTEANLDPLTKAGSRRFGDEFLTSAFERFRQGEPSPAILLFDIDNLKKVNDTYGHSVGDRVIRSIAEAVQTNIRSGDMLLRWGGDEFIGIFGGLSKESALPFAKKLLNTVSDQTIEVGAETINPTISVGISYFNEDDRDFIDAINRADRAMYQSKAGGRNKAHEL, encoded by the coding sequence ATGCAGCCTGGTTCAAAGAAAACGCCGGGGATGGGTAACCGCACCTACTCAATACAAATATTTATTAAGCGGGTCATCATAACGCTTACTGCGTTAGTTGCCGTTTCTTCGGTTGCTGTTATTCTTCTCATCTATCTGCCGTTAAAAACCGAGCTGCAACAAAGCTTGATAGATAATTTTGACCGGATGTCTTATATCAGCTATGCTTCCCTGCAAAATAGCATCGACCGCGGGATTGAAGGGGCAAGGAGTATGTCCAGCAGAACCGTGATACGAAACGCAATTCTCGAATATGAAAACGGCGAAATAGACATGGCTGAGCTTATTGCATATACGCAGCCAAAGTATCAAGATGGGGCCAAGGCGCTCGAGCACTTAATCAGGGCTGAGCGTTTTGTAGACGACACGATCATCGCCGAGTATCTCTCTGCGGATTATAAAGATCATTTTTGCACAACGGAAGACCGGCTGGCGGAAAACAGCGAGGTTTCTTCCGCTCTTTGCCTGACGGATGAACATACCTTTTTCGCCATGCTATCACCCATTCTTTCGGAAGGACGGGTGATTGGCTATGACAAGCTTGTTTTTGACTTGAGTGACCAGATTCAGACGCTCTCTACTGATACAATTAAATTGGAGATTATTTATCAAGATGAATTTGAGAGTTTGTCCTCAACCGCAAACACGGTGCGAAGCGATGCCATTTCCTCTCTTTTTTATAAAGAGGACTTTTATTACCAAGCATTTTGCATGCGAGACAGTGCTTATTTTATTTCCAAGCAAAGTGGAGCTTCTTTATTAGAACCGGTTTACCGACTGAGCTTTCAGACCTTGCTGGCCGGAATCAGCATTCTGCTCGCTTTTACGATTGCAGTTTACATTTTTGTCGCTCGATACGCAAAAGGCGAGCTGGTCAATCTTGAGGATATCCGCCGTTCGTTAAAAGATGCCGTGACGGAAGCGAACTTGGATCCCCTTACAAAGGCGGGTTCCAGGAGGTTTGGAGACGAATTTCTCACATCAGCCTTTGAGCGTTTTAGGCAAGGAGAACCATCTCCTGCCATTTTGCTGTTTGATATTGACAACCTCAAAAAAGTCAACGATACCTATGGACATTCCGTGGGAGATCGGGTTATTCGCTCTATCGCGGAAGCAGTACAGACGAATATCCGCAGCGGAGATATGCTGCTGCGCTGGGGCGGAGATGAGTTTATCGGAATCTTTGGCGGACTAAGCAAGGAAAGTGCCCTGCCCTTTGCAAAAAAACTGCTGAATACTGTATCGGATCAGACGATTGAAGTTGGCGCAGAAACGATAAATCCAACCATATCCGTTGGCATATCCTATTTCAATGAGGATGACCGGGACTTTATTGATGCGATCAACCGGGCGGATCGTGCCATGTATCAATCAAAAGCCGGGGGCAGAAATAAAGCGCATGAACTATAA
- a CDS encoding helix-turn-helix transcriptional regulator: MDYNFIRRRITELRLKKGVSEYQMSLDLGHSRSYIQNIASGRSKPSIEEFLYMCEYLSVTPKAFFDESEAEPILIQKALDGMRTLSDKDMLTLIGLIDRLKEEKR, translated from the coding sequence ATGGACTATAACTTTATCCGGCGGAGAATAACAGAATTGCGCCTTAAGAAGGGTGTATCGGAATATCAGATGAGCCTTGATCTTGGTCATAGCAGAAGCTACATACAAAATATAGCCTCAGGACGTTCAAAACCTTCTATTGAGGAATTTCTGTATATGTGCGAATATTTAAGCGTAACCCCTAAGGCCTTTTTTGATGAAAGCGAAGCGGAACCCATTTTGATACAGAAGGCACTTGATGGTATGCGCACTCTTTCTGACAAGGACATGCTCACCCTGATTGGATTGATTGACAGACTCAAAGAAGAAAAACGATAG
- a CDS encoding nucleotidyltransferase domain-containing protein, which yields MSLKQDFETFCDDIQLDNKADMESTAGEIAKKLNAHYYGLDKDTSSHMYIVGSVGRETAIKNSSDLDLLFDLPQSVYKKYDDYQSNGQSALLQDVKDVLKERYPNTKMRGDGQVVVIEFTKYTVELVPAFIQSDNRFKYPDTHDDGKWKYTDPLSEQEECKKCNDNSDGIYFNFCHIIRSWKNTIGFEFGGLLIDTLIYNHFSENDDYSDYGYGDYLNILQNVFEYLKSQDKNRSYWFAVGSNQQVDNSGGGVFVSKANKAFKRIADALESGDDINSVLRELLGNSFPASATTAKNSFSTASYSYRNTEQFIENLFPVDIRYALQLDCRISQDGWRDFFLRAFLKDNGILRRNKSLDFFIYKTDCPGPYSIYWKVRNVGHVAEERDNIRGQIKKTDSTHQKEHTDFQGSHFVECYLVKNGVCVAKDRIDVPIGTI from the coding sequence TTGTCTCTCAAACAGGATTTCGAAACATTTTGCGATGACATTCAGCTTGACAACAAAGCAGATATGGAATCAACTGCAGGAGAAATCGCAAAAAAGTTAAATGCTCACTATTATGGCCTCGATAAGGATACTTCCTCACACATGTACATAGTTGGCTCCGTTGGCAGAGAAACTGCAATTAAAAACAGCAGTGATCTTGATCTCCTTTTCGATTTGCCACAAAGTGTATATAAAAAATACGATGATTATCAAAGCAATGGCCAGTCAGCACTTTTGCAAGACGTAAAGGATGTTCTAAAAGAGAGGTATCCAAACACGAAAATGCGGGGCGATGGGCAAGTGGTCGTGATCGAATTCACGAAATACACAGTTGAACTTGTTCCGGCATTTATTCAGTCGGATAACCGTTTTAAGTATCCAGATACACATGATGACGGCAAATGGAAATATACCGATCCGTTAAGCGAACAAGAGGAATGTAAAAAATGCAACGATAATTCGGATGGCATATATTTTAATTTTTGCCATATCATACGGAGCTGGAAAAATACGATTGGTTTTGAATTTGGTGGCCTGCTGATAGACACTTTGATCTATAATCACTTTTCAGAAAATGATGATTATAGCGATTACGGATACGGCGATTACTTGAATATTCTCCAAAATGTTTTCGAATATCTAAAATCTCAAGATAAAAATCGAAGTTATTGGTTTGCAGTCGGAAGCAATCAGCAAGTCGATAATTCCGGGGGCGGAGTTTTTGTATCAAAGGCCAATAAGGCATTCAAGAGGATCGCCGATGCCTTGGAATCCGGCGACGACATTAATTCCGTTCTAAGAGAGCTGCTTGGAAATAGCTTCCCTGCGAGTGCAACCACAGCTAAAAACTCTTTTTCTACGGCAAGCTACAGCTATCGAAATACGGAACAGTTCATAGAGAACCTGTTCCCCGTTGATATCCGGTACGCACTACAGCTTGACTGCCGAATATCTCAGGATGGTTGGCGCGATTTCTTTCTCCGGGCGTTCCTGAAAGATAATGGAATTTTGCGTCGCAACAAGAGCTTGGACTTCTTTATTTATAAAACGGATTGCCCTGGTCCATATTCAATTTATTGGAAGGTTAGAAATGTCGGCCATGTGGCTGAGGAGAGGGACAATATTCGAGGGCAAATTAAAAAGACAGATTCCACGCACCAAAAAGAACATACAGATTTTCAGGGTTCGCACTTTGTAGAATGTTATCTGGTTAAAAACGGTGTGTGTGTTGCCAAGGACAGGATAGACGTTCCTATTGGTACGATATAA
- a CDS encoding TIGR02391 family protein: protein MNNIFGKIKVLSKELSSNPAVNSVPDKRADEQPKHDLFDELVTDVGLRKVVQQLFRDGHHARAVEEAYKYIDNLVKKLSKPENEGLTGAKLMNFAFSPSSPILKLNSGGTTSEIDEQNGYMQIISGCMIGIRNPRAHECDWEDAEQRALQLLVLANHLVERIHLAECIPKKTAP from the coding sequence ATGAACAATATTTTTGGTAAAATAAAGGTGCTTAGTAAAGAATTATCCTCTAATCCAGCGGTTAATTCTGTACCTGATAAGCGGGCCGATGAGCAACCTAAACACGATTTGTTTGATGAGTTAGTCACAGACGTGGGACTAAGAAAAGTTGTTCAACAGCTATTTCGAGATGGGCATCATGCACGAGCTGTTGAAGAGGCTTACAAGTACATTGATAATTTAGTGAAAAAATTGTCAAAACCAGAGAATGAAGGATTAACCGGAGCAAAACTGATGAATTTTGCCTTTAGTCCGAGTTCACCTATTCTCAAACTTAATTCAGGTGGAACTACCTCGGAGATTGATGAACAGAATGGTTATATGCAAATAATATCTGGATGCATGATTGGAATACGAAACCCTCGTGCGCATGAATGTGATTGGGAAGATGCTGAGCAAAGAGCGCTGCAGTTATTAGTATTAGCAAATCATCTTGTTGAAAGAATTCATTTAGCAGAGTGTATTCCTAAGAAAACAGCTCCCTAA
- a CDS encoding sulfite exporter TauE/SafE family protein, translating into MSEEMKIDGMSCPSCEMKIENSLKKKAGIRDVKASYAKSSVTFSYDPDIISLNEIRDSIEKLDYKVSKSSENVNLTTGIAARESSKFSATQLVAIGLIIFALYFIIQNTVGFNFIPQVSQNMGYGLLFVVGLITSLHCVAMCGGINLSQCVSYKEPETDSKASKLKPSLLYNTGRVISYTVIGGIVGGIGSIISFSNTAKGIVAILAGLFMLIMGLNMTGLFPGLRKFVPHMPKRLANKVQTSGTYGPFIVGLLNGLMPCGPLQAMQIYALGTGSALAGAASMLFFSLGTVPLMFGFGAASSFLSSKFTKKMMKISAVLVIFLGVIMLTRGFALSGFTVPSIGSANVAGSANKATISGSEQVITTTLQSGRYTPITVQEGIPVNWTIKADTNSLNGCNETIKIPQYNITQKLHPGDNVIRFTPDKEGTIPYSCWMGMIRSTITVVSDLGAATASTGSQASSGSSSSGSSVLGGGCCGNTPAAFAGGKIPTDNIGIAKINGDEQDVTIDVGAQGYSPAVVVVQKGIPVKITFTTSGLNSCNSTVFFPDYGGGLNLRTDKVTPLLPVTKDFTFQCGMNMIHGYVKVVDDITKVDMNAVRQAVQNYRPAPGSGISGAGCCGGGTVR; encoded by the coding sequence ATTTCTGAAGAGATGAAAATTGATGGCATGTCCTGTCCAAGCTGTGAGATGAAGATCGAGAACAGTCTGAAGAAAAAGGCAGGCATCCGTGACGTTAAGGCTAGTTATGCTAAATCTTCTGTGACGTTTTCTTACGATCCCGACATAATATCTTTGAATGAAATAAGGGATTCGATCGAGAAACTGGATTACAAAGTCAGTAAAAGTTCTGAAAACGTAAACCTGACAACCGGCATAGCGGCGCGCGAGTCCAGTAAGTTCAGCGCGACGCAGCTCGTTGCCATCGGCCTTATCATATTCGCGCTGTACTTTATCATCCAGAATACAGTCGGCTTTAACTTTATCCCGCAGGTCTCTCAAAATATGGGCTACGGCCTCCTGTTTGTCGTCGGCCTCATCACGTCATTGCATTGCGTTGCGATGTGCGGCGGGATTAACCTTTCGCAGTGCGTGTCATATAAAGAACCTGAAACCGACTCCAAGGCGTCAAAGCTGAAGCCGAGCCTTCTGTACAACACGGGTCGCGTCATCTCTTATACTGTTATCGGCGGGATCGTCGGCGGAATCGGCTCTATCATCAGCTTCTCCAATACTGCCAAAGGCATCGTCGCTATCCTGGCCGGTTTATTTATGCTGATCATGGGTCTTAATATGACGGGTCTTTTCCCGGGGCTGCGGAAATTCGTTCCTCATATGCCTAAGCGGCTTGCAAACAAAGTGCAAACTAGCGGAACTTATGGCCCGTTCATCGTTGGCCTTCTGAATGGTCTCATGCCTTGCGGTCCCCTTCAGGCCATGCAGATTTATGCCCTCGGTACGGGAAGTGCCCTGGCCGGCGCGGCGTCAATGCTATTTTTCAGCCTCGGAACAGTCCCTCTGATGTTCGGGTTTGGAGCCGCCAGCTCCTTCTTGAGCAGCAAATTTACAAAGAAAATGATGAAAATTAGCGCCGTCCTCGTCATATTCTTGGGCGTCATTATGCTCACCCGCGGCTTCGCGCTCTCCGGCTTCACTGTGCCGAGTATCGGCTCGGCGAATGTGGCAGGTTCCGCAAACAAAGCCACCATCAGCGGCTCAGAGCAGGTTATTACGACAACGCTCCAATCGGGCAGATACACACCGATTACCGTCCAAGAGGGGATTCCCGTTAACTGGACAATTAAAGCTGACACCAATTCATTGAACGGCTGCAACGAGACAATTAAGATTCCACAATACAATATCACGCAGAAGCTGCACCCGGGTGACAACGTCATCCGCTTTACACCGGATAAGGAAGGTACGATTCCGTATTCCTGTTGGATGGGTATGATTCGCAGTACCATCACGGTCGTTTCAGACCTTGGGGCAGCAACAGCTTCGACAGGCAGCCAAGCATCTTCTGGCTCTTCTTCCTCCGGCTCCAGTGTGTTGGGGGGTGGCTGCTGCGGAAACACACCGGCTGCTTTTGCGGGCGGCAAGATTCCAACAGATAACATCGGTATTGCGAAGATCAATGGGGACGAGCAGGATGTGACGATTGACGTTGGCGCCCAAGGTTATTCCCCGGCGGTGGTCGTTGTACAAAAGGGGATTCCTGTTAAAATTACCTTCACGACAAGCGGCCTCAATTCCTGCAATAGCACGGTATTTTTCCCCGACTACGGCGGCGGATTGAATCTCCGCACAGATAAGGTAACGCCGCTCCTTCCAGTGACAAAGGATTTCACATTCCAGTGCGGCATGAATATGATTCACGGATATGTAAAGGTCGTGGACGACATCACCAAGGTTGACATGAACGCAGTCAGGCAGGCCGTCCAGAACTACAGGCCCGCTCCCGGCAGTGGCATCAGCGGTGCCGGATGTTGTGGCGGCGGCACGGTGCGCTGA